Part of the Pyricularia oryzae 70-15 chromosome 3, whole genome shotgun sequence genome, CTTTGGTGCTTACCAAACACGACGACAAGCTAGAGTTTTGAATATCGTTACCAAATATATGGTCTAATTTTTGAAGGAGGACGGAttaactagaactagtgctCACGATTCCCCATTGCCCAAGTATGCACTAGCTGTAGCATTTGATACCTATCTCAGACAAAACATTGATCCCAGCGACCTCCACTCCTCGCAAAGCTTAAGCTCTCAACGAACTTGCTCAGCGTGCAACGACCCATACTGTCGGCATCGCAGTTCTGCAGCGGCGTCACCCTGTCGTTGACCAGGATTCTCACAAGCTCCTCGTTCTGCCCTGCGCAAGTCATTTTTTCAACAAACATCCTCGCTGCGAACGGTACCGCCCAGCTGGACGAGAACCCGCTGAGCTCCTGCGCGCTCCTTCTCTCCTTTTTGGGGACCGAATCGGGGGCCGTGGCGTTGTAAATCCCCAGCGCGGCGTAGATGCCCAGCATATCGTTATCATGGCTAAAGTCGGCGTACAGCTTTTTGTCTAGTGGGAACGTCGATGGGTCGCTGTCGAGCGTCGAGTTGGTATTTGTGTGGTCTTCAACGGGCTTTTGGAGCAGCCTCGCGATGAGCTCGTTGACGAAGCCCACCCCTTGCGTGGAGCCCAGGGGGTTGCCATTGCCGTAACCATACCACTTCCCCAGTGTCTGGAGATAGTCATATGCCTCCCAGTCTCGTTGCGTAAACAGCGTGCAGAACTGCGACAGGGTGGCTTGGGGATCTGCCACGGTCTCAAACGGGCAGAGCTCCATGATCTGCACCGCTTGCTTGGTCGTGAGGTTTGCACCCTCCAGGCCGTTGTTCAAGCGCTCTGTTATGCCGCCCATGGCACTCTCCATAAACTCCTTTTGGGCTTCCTTGCCGAGTTTGGTGTTCTCAAAGGCAGTACATAGGTTATGGTTTAGCGTGTTGTTGGTGCCGTCCTCGTTGGGGATGATAACCATCTTATAAGGAAACTCGTCTGCGGGGCCACCAGCCCTACCGCTGTCGCCCAGAAGAGCTTGGTGAAATCCCTCTGTCCACTTCTGGCCGCTCTCGACCACGCGCTGTTGGCCATCGGAACGGAAGAAGGGTGTGTTGTTCCGCGCCAAGATCTGATACCGATTATAAAAATGCACCCCGGAATTGAACATTTCTTGGCGCCCAAAGTCGGACAGCTGATCTGCGCCGAGGGTGTACTGGTAATCCTTGATAAACTCGAAGCCCTCGCCGTAGTTGGTTACCGACGACTGGATCTGTTCGATTGTTTCCCCGTACGCCGCAGTTGCGCTGGCGGTTGGATCCCGAGCGCCATGCCGTGAAAGGATTTGGGCAAAGGTGACCTCACATCCTGACGGAACAGAGGCGTCAATCTCGGACGGAGCTAAGAAGAATGGCGAGTACTGGCCCCAGTTGTGAGATATTGAGCTGTTGCACTGGAATCCACCGTCTGGCGTGTCGCAGTCTCCTTGGGAACCGGGTTCAACAGCATGCGTTGCTCGGCTGCTCAAGCTGTTATCAGTATTAttattctcttttctttttccaccTTCGGAGGGCAGTTGTTGTCGACTCACATCAAAGCAGACCAGAGTTGAAACAGAAGCACCAGGGTGAACATTGTGACAACGAATCGTAGGCACCACGTCCTAGGCGATTTTCCAAATGATTTTCTTCGCGCTGATGTCTGGGATTCTGCCTCCCCAGTGTTACCGGCGAGGACGGTATATTTGTATGCGCTGCCCATCGGGGGTGGCACGCGTCCAGGCGAATGATCGATCCTAATCATGAGAATGCTCGGGTCGGTCAATTGACCTGATTCGGTTCTTTGACCCGCACTACGTATCGTATTGCAGGGGCCAGCGTGGGTGAGGTTTTTGTCGCTGAGTCGAATGAACTCCCAATGTTTATCTCAGATCCGGAATCGCCGAGGAATCCCAGTCTGGCCAGGTTGTCAAGTCATTCATTCAGTTGAATGA contains:
- a CDS encoding phytase, whose product is MIRIDHSPGRVPPPMGSAYKYTVLAGNTGEAESQTSARRKSFGKSPRTWCLRFVVTMFTLVLLFQLWSALIRATHAVEPGSQGDCDTPDGGFQCNSSISHNWGQYSPFFLAPSEIDASVPSGCEVTFAQILSRHGARDPTASATAAYGETIEQIQSSVTNYGEGFEFIKDYQYTLGADQLSDFGRQEMFNSGVHFYNRYQILARNNTPFFRSDGQQRVVESGQKWTEGFHQALLGDSGRAGGPADEFPYKMVIIPNEDGTNNTLNHNLCTAFENTKLGKEAQKEFMESAMGGITERLNNGLEGANLTTKQAVQIMELCPFETVADPQATLSQFCTLFTQRDWEAYDYLQTLGKWYGYGNGNPLGSTQGVGFVNELIARLLQKPVEDHTNTNSTLDSDPSTFPLDKKLYADFSHDNDMLGIYAALGIYNATAPDSVPKKERRSAQELSGFSSSWAVPFAARMFVEKMTCAGQNEELVRILVNDRVTPLQNCDADSMGRCTLSKFVESLSFARSGGRWDQCFV